A single genomic interval of Arachis duranensis cultivar V14167 chromosome 7, aradu.V14167.gnm2.J7QH, whole genome shotgun sequence harbors:
- the LOC127740640 gene encoding pentatricopeptide repeat-containing protein At3g06920-like — translation MGKVAEALRIYEEMKKDAVRNLATYNILIDMLCKAGQLEPALKVQEAMKEAGLFPHIMTVNIMIDRLCKAQRLDDACSIFLGLDHKLCTPDAVTFCSLIEGLVRHGRVDDAYILYEKMLDSDQSPDAVVYTSLIRNFFKCGRKEDGHKIYKVMMHRGCSPDLTLLNIYMDCVFKAGEIDRGGALFEEIKAQGLIPDVRSFSILIHGLVKAGFAKETYKLFYEMKEQGLHLDTRAYNAVIDGFCKSGKVNKAYQLLEEMKTKGLQPTVVTYGSVIDGLSKIDRLDEAYMLFEEAKSKGVDLNVLIYSSLIDGFGKVGRIDKAYLVLEELMQKGLTANTFTWNCLLDALGKAEDINEALVCFQNMKSLKCPPNEITYSIMINGLCKVRKFNKAFVSWQEMQKQGLKPNTITYTTMITGLARVGNVQEAKGLFERFKASGGMPDSACYNSMIEGLSSVNKAMDAYTLFEETHMKGNKYPIKLHLPCIFSLLEEYVYKIYCQCSVFILQVLSILRTKKTTSHR, via the exons ATGGGTAAAGTAGCTGAAGCATTGAGGATCtatgaagaaatgaaaaaagatgCGGTACGAAATCTTGCAACCTACAATATCTTGATTGACATGCTTTGTAAGGCAGGACAGCTCGAACCCGCTCTGAAGGTTCAGGAAGCCATGAAAGAGGCTGGTTTGTTCCCTCATATCATGACTGTAAATATAATGATTGATAGACTATGTAAAGCTCAAAGACTTGATGATGCTTGCTCCATATTTTTAGGATTGGATCATAAACTTTGCACCCCTGATGCAGTTACATTTTGTTCTCTTATTGAGGGTTTGGTTAGACATGGCAGGGTAGATGATGCCTACATACTTTATGAGAAGATGTTAGATTCCGATCAAAGTCCAGATGCAGTAGTCTATACATCTCTTATTAGGAATTTCTTCAAGTGTGGTAGGAAGGAGGATGGTCACAAAATTTACAAGGTGATGATGCATAGGGGTTGTTCTCCTGATCTAACGCTCCTTAATATTTACATGGATTGTGTTTTTAAAGCAGGTGAAATTGATAGAGGAGGGGCTTTGTTTGAAGAGATAAAGGCTCAAGGGTTGATTCCTGATGTTCGGAGCTTCTCAATTTTAATTCATGGTCTTGTGAAAGCAGGTTTTGCAAAAGAAACATACAAGTTGTTTTATGAGATGAAGGAGCAAGGACTACATTTGGACACCCGCGCTTACAATGCTGTTATTGATGGGTTTTGCAAGTCTGGTAAGGTCAATAAGGCTTACCAACTGCTGGAGGAAATGAAAACAAAGGGTCTGCAACCTACTGTTGTCACTTATGGATCTGTCATTGATGGACTTTCTAAAATCGACAGGCTCGATGAAGCATATATGTTATTTGAAGAAGCGAAATCCAAAGGTGTTGACTTGAATGTACTGATCTATAGTAGTCTCATTGATGGGTTTGGAAAGGTGGGAAGGATTGACAAGGCATATTTAGTTTTGGAGGAGTTGATGCAGAAGGGTCTAACTGCAAACACATTCACATGGAATTGCTTACTTGATGCATTGGGGAAAGCTGAGGACATCAACGAAGCTCTTGTCTGCTTCCAGAATATGAAAAGTTTGAAATGTCCTCCAAATGAAATAACTTACAGCATTATGATAAATGGCCTTTGCAAGGTTAGAAAATTTAACAAGGCTTTTGTGTCCTGGCAAGAGATGCAGAAGCAAGGGCTAAAACCTAATACTATCACATACACAACCATGATTACTGGACTTGCAAGGGTTGGAAATGTTCAAGAAGCAAAAGGTCTCTTTGAGAGATTTAAGGCAAGCGGGGGCATGCCTGATTCAGCTTGTTATAATTCTATGATTGAAGGATTAAGCAGTGTCAATAAAGCAATGGATGCATATACACTTTTCGAGGAAACTCACATGAAAG GGAACAAGTACCCAATCAAGTTACACCTTCCTTGTATTTTTTCCCTTCTTGAAGAATATGTATACAAGATTTACTGCCAATGCAGTGTCTTCATTCTTCAAGTTCTTTCTATACTCAG GACCAAGAAAACTACCTCTCATAGGTAA
- the LOC107496253 gene encoding uncharacterized protein LOC107496253 — MVSAASPRIPTETVKNAVEALLKWRDSNSESHKPKLFDADEEFVYLVVTLKTIPHKSRVNPYKVPLPHSLLSPFNETCLIIDDRSKSKPTKQEAQKKIKADNVAVSKVLRLSKLTSDYRPFEAKRKLCDSYDLFFADKRVVPLMPRLLGKKFFKKKKVPVQVDLTKKNWKEQVDKACSSALLFLGTGTCCVVKVAKVSMESEQIVENMMAAIEGVVEVVPKKWANVRSLHVKLYESLALPVFQAVPEVKLRIEGSKVEEAEKEKQTMKEEEEGEDNSGAKAVKKKKKKKGRIHEVRYMDSEVGEDNVEDAAGSEDDGGGVVMEEDLKDAGKGSGEFANKKRKKGALSELSSVKELKKSVKRSGKQDKSAKVMKENSIKKSQNSELSVEDGDSGKKGKNIKKKLSQLKSEEADLKKKVRAKKSKKAA, encoded by the coding sequence ATGGTTTCTGCAGCCTCTCCAAGAATACCTACCGAGACGGTGAAGAACGCCGTGGAGGCTCTCCTGAAGTGGCGAGATTCCAATTCCGAGTCTCACAAACCCAAACTCTTCGACGCCGACGAAGAATTCGTTTACTTAGTCGTCACTCTGAAAACCATCCCTCACAAATCCCGCGTTAACCCTTACAAGGTCCCTTTACCCCactctctcctctctccctTCAACGAAACTTGCCTCATCATTGACGACAGGTCCAAATCCAAACCCACTAAACAAGAAGCTCAAAAGAAGATCAAGGCCGATAACGTCGCCGTTTCCAAGGTCCTCAGGTTGTCGAAGCTGACCTCTGATTACCGCCCTTTTGAGGCGAAGCGGAAGCTCTGTGATTCATATGATCTTTTTTTCGCTGATAAGAGAGTGGTGCCTTTGATGCCCAGGCTGTTGGGGAAGAAATTctttaagaagaagaaggtgccgGTGCAGGTGGACTTGACTAAGAAGAATTGGAAGGAGCAGGTGGATAAGGCGTGTTCGTCGGCGCTTCTGTTTCTTGGAACGGGGACTTGTTGTGTTGTGAAGGTTGCCAAGGTTTCCATGGAGAGCGAGCAGATTGTTGAGAATATGATGGCTGCCATTGAGGGGGTTGTTGAGGTTGTGCCGAAGAAGTGGGCGAATGTGAGGTCCTTGCATGTTAAGCTTTACGAGTCGCTGGCGCTGCCTGTTTTCCAGGCTGTTCCGGAGGTGAAGTTGAGGATTGAGGGAAGTAAGGTTGAGGAGGCGGAGAAAGAGAAGCAGACGatgaaggaggaggaagagggcGAAGACAATAGTGGCGCGAAGgcggtgaagaagaagaagaagaagaaggggaggATTCATGAAGTTAGATACATGGATAGCGAAGTTGGTGAGGATAATGTTGAAGATGCGGCAGGTAGTGAggatgatggtggtggtgttgtTATGGAGGAAGATTTAAAGGATGCTGGAAAAGGTAGTGGAGAATTTGCGaataagaagaggaagaaaggggCATTGAGTGAGTTGAGCAGTGTCAAAGAATTGAAAAAATCTGTTAAGAGAAGTGGTAAACAGGATAAATCTGCGAAAGTGATGAAGGAAAATTCCATCAAGAAGAGTCAGAATAGTGAATTATCTGTTGAGGATGGAGATTCaggaaagaaggggaagaatatCAAGAAGAAACTATCTCAATTGAAGTCAGAAGAAgctgatttgaaaaagaaagtgagGGCCAAGAAAAGTAAGAAGGCTGCTTAA
- the LOC107496255 gene encoding uncharacterized protein LOC107496255, which yields MCCNGGKVSLPQVNAPQELLNIFLDPSAEGNHFRKHIRGYNHVFSFTSCGVHIDEQLASANHDIYTFRAQGSMYHSIGGFYPDQGTRPRFLQLYIYDTDQELQNRTLENTQLHESLVLKLQQLLHRYNPFIHVVHQLAQRLDVQECSLVIRERPANQPQYSLPTALQVAAIIVGDDIETIVRGRDIKVQTHTGNLRRIQEFVGYYDPLQYPLLFPFGTHGWDINTRTQRGNKVSCRTYYSYMLQIHPNDHSTVLQAGRLFQQYVVDNYVKMETGKLRWVRQRQKELRAELYQGLQDALHTEENNAENVSRRTILPSSFMGSHREMTQRYEDGMAIVLKEGKPDIFLIMTCNPSWSEIASELSPTQTPQDRPDLTTRIFRAKFEQLKQDVITKGVLGKVKSYIYVTEFQKRGLPHVHMLLILENNDELSDLDQYDSLVRAKIPCKETKPHLHEAVLRHMIHGPCGTLNQSSPCMKNGQCKCNYSKEFIPETRRGDDSYPQYRRRFDAPIPFNQNVTIDNRWVVPYNSWLLLKYNCHINVEICSNIKSIKYLYKYCYKGPDRVAMEVHRSSHYDKVQ from the exons ATGTGTTGCAATGGAGGAAAAGTCTCTTTGCCTCAAGTAAATGCTCCTCAGGAATTACTAAACATCTTCTTAGACCCTTCTGCAGAAGGGAACCATTTCAGGAAACACATTCGTGGTTACAATCATGTTTTTTCATTCACTTCGTGTGGTGTACACATAGACGAACAATTAGCTTCAGCAAATCATGATATATATACATTCCGTGCTCAAGGATCAATGTACCACAGTATAGGAGGATTTTATCCGGATCAAGGGACGCGGCCACGCTTCTTGCAACTATATATATACGATACCGATCAAGAGTTACAAAATAGGACGCTGGAGAACACACAACTGCATGAAAGTTTAGTTTTGAAGCTACAACAATTGTTGCACCGATATAATCCTTTTATCCATGTAGTCCACCAGCTTGCACAACGACTAGATGTGCAAGAGTGTAGTTTGGTGATCAGAGAGCGACCTGCTAATCAACCACAATACAGTCTCCCAACTGCTTTACAAGTAGCAGCCATAATAGTCGGTGATGATATTGAAACAATAGTGCGCGGACGAGATATCAAGGTTCAAACTCATACTGGTAACCTCAGAAGGATTCAAGAGTTTGTTGGGTATTACGATCCACTACaatatcctcttctttttccatTTGGAACCCATGGATGGGATATAAATACTCGAACTCAACGTGGAAACAAAGTATCATGCCGGACATATTATAGCTATATGCTCCAG ATCCACCCCAATGATCACTCAACAGTTTTGCAAGCGGGGCGACTTTTTCAACAATATGTTGTTGACAACTATGTGAAAATGGAAACAGGCAAGTTAAGATGGGTTCGACAAAGACAAAAGGAACTTCGAGCTGAACTGTATCAAGGTTTACAAGATGCTTTGCACACAGAAGAGAATAATGCTG AAAATGTTAGCAGAAGAACGATATTACCATCATCGTTCATGGGAAGTCATCGAGAGATGACTCAACGGTACGAGGATGGCATGGCTATTGTTCTTAAAGAAGGCAAACCggatatttttctaattatgaCATGCAATCCATCATGGTCAGAAATAGCTTCAGAACTCAGTCCTACTCAAACTCCACAAGATCGTCCGGATCTAACAACTAGAATTTTCAGAGCCAAGTTTGAACAATTAAAGCAGGATGTTATTACCAAAGGTGTATTGGGAAAggtaaaaagttatatttatgtCACCGAGTTTCAGAAAAGAGGATTGCCACACGTACATATGTTACTAATCTTAGAAAACAATGACGAGTTGAGTGATCTTGACCAATATGATAGTTTGGTCCGAGCGAAAATACCATGTAAAGAAACAAAACCACACTTACATGAGGCAGTGCTAAGGCATATGATCCATGGTCCTTGCGGAACACTAAATCAATCTTCACCGTGCATGAAGAACGGTCAATGTAAATGCAACTACTCAAAAGAGTTCATACCAGAGACACGACGAGGTGATGACTCATACCCTCAATATAGGAGGCGATTCGATGCTCCAATCCCTTTCAACCAAAATGTCACAATTGACAATAGATGGGTGGTTCCGTACAACTCTTGGCTACTACTGAAGTATAATTGTCATATCAATGTAGAGATATGTAGCAATATCAAGAGCATAAAATATCTATACAAGTATTGCTATAAGGGACCAGACCGTGTGGCAATGGAGGTTCACAGAAGTTCTCATTATGATAAGGTGCAATAG